In Rhodospirillum rubrum ATCC 11170, a genomic segment contains:
- a CDS encoding ABC transporter ATP-binding protein has product MKTLLDRFRSLPVDCRYEIRQAALWAGGAAVLDAACGLLLVPLLETWVTEGEVPWRWLSFLVAATVLHALILYLAARRGYLAGGRLAFGLVRRLVSHLPRLAPPALRKVAAPEGLLRGPVLQSMGMPAHLLGPLVSAVVTPTCVVLGLFFLDGRIAAALLLAGLLLAILMRWSGRRTLEDEAARAGAERAFARQIQTFAQHQALLRASGRAGPARRDLERALEDLQASTRRLLARGLPVGLAFSLAVQALCLLGLLGGAWMVTHQSLDGARLLALLVLLARFIEPLTQLTPLDQALRGSARALDTVLRVLSLPPLESPERGEQPRDCGLRAEALGWDADDGRALLTDISLTLDPGTLSVIVGPTGAGKSSLLALLGRLHDPDRGAVFLGGVDARKLDEKTLAARRNLVFQESGLFHGTVAWNLRMARTDASPADLRSAAELASLLDDIERWPDGWETEVGPGGALLSGGQRQRLCLARAFLSPAPLLLLDEPTASLDAFSERRVIHSLAASRGSRTVLVVTHNPAVARMADQVLVLDKGRLRLRGRHDALSRRDDWYARFAGGAVTCEV; this is encoded by the coding sequence CCCTGTGGGCCGGCGGGGCGGCGGTGTTGGACGCGGCTTGCGGTTTGCTGCTGGTCCCGCTGCTGGAAACCTGGGTCACCGAAGGCGAGGTGCCCTGGCGGTGGCTGTCTTTCCTGGTCGCCGCCACGGTGCTGCACGCCCTGATCTTGTATTTGGCCGCGCGACGCGGGTATCTCGCCGGGGGACGCTTGGCGTTCGGCTTGGTGCGTCGCTTGGTCAGCCATCTGCCCCGTCTGGCGCCGCCCGCCCTGCGCAAGGTCGCGGCGCCTGAGGGGCTTTTGCGGGGGCCGGTGCTCCAGAGCATGGGCATGCCGGCGCATCTGTTGGGCCCCTTGGTGAGCGCCGTGGTGACGCCGACCTGTGTTGTTCTTGGTCTGTTCTTCCTGGATGGGCGCATCGCCGCCGCGTTGCTGTTGGCCGGTCTGCTGCTGGCGATCTTGATGCGCTGGAGTGGACGACGCACCCTGGAAGACGAGGCCGCCCGGGCGGGCGCGGAGCGAGCCTTCGCCAGGCAGATCCAAACCTTCGCGCAACATCAGGCCCTGCTGCGCGCATCGGGCCGGGCTGGGCCGGCGCGGCGGGATCTCGAGCGCGCGCTTGAGGACCTTCAGGCGAGCACGCGACGTTTGCTGGCCCGAGGTTTGCCGGTGGGGCTGGCTTTTTCCCTCGCGGTGCAGGCGCTTTGCCTTCTCGGTCTTTTGGGCGGCGCTTGGATGGTAACCCATCAGTCGCTCGACGGCGCCCGTCTGCTGGCCCTGTTGGTTTTATTGGCGCGCTTCATCGAGCCCTTGACCCAACTCACCCCTCTCGATCAGGCGCTGCGCGGCTCCGCGCGGGCGCTCGACACGGTGCTTCGGGTGCTGTCCCTGCCGCCCCTGGAAAGCCCGGAGCGGGGAGAACAGCCGCGGGATTGCGGCTTGCGCGCCGAGGCATTGGGATGGGACGCCGACGACGGTCGGGCCCTGCTCACCGACATCTCCTTGACCCTGGACCCCGGGACCCTCTCCGTGATCGTCGGACCGACCGGCGCGGGCAAGAGCAGCTTGCTGGCCCTGCTCGGCCGTCTCCACGACCCCGATCGGGGTGCGGTATTCCTGGGCGGGGTGGACGCGCGAAAGCTTGATGAAAAGACCCTGGCGGCGCGGCGCAACCTCGTCTTCCAGGAAAGTGGCCTGTTTCATGGCACGGTCGCCTGGAATCTGCGCATGGCCCGGACCGATGCCAGTCCGGCCGACCTGCGGAGCGCGGCGGAGTTGGCATCCCTGCTAGATGACATTGAACGCTGGCCCGATGGCTGGGAGACGGAGGTCGGTCCGGGAGGGGCGCTGCTCTCGGGAGGGCAAAGACAACGCCTGTGCCTCGCCCGCGCCTTTCTCTCCCCGGCCCCTTTGCTGCTGCTCGATGAACCGACCGCCAGTCTGGATGCCTTCTCGGAAAGGCGGGTGATCCACAGCCTTGCGGCGTCGCGCGGCTCCCGGACGGTCCTGGTCGTGACCCATAACCCGGCGGTTGCCCGGATGGCCGATCAGGTGTTGGTCCTCGACAAGGGGCGCCTGCGCCTGCGTGGTCGTCATGACGCGTTGAGCCGACGGGACGATTGGTATGCCCGGTTCGCCGGCGGCGCGGTGACCTGCGAGGTGTAA
- a CDS encoding TonB-dependent siderophore receptor has product MVKATTKAAFVKIDVTSACLGLLVAGGVLMPSPRAMAEEEAGSEVSKSSEVTSDQSQVETLPPLLVEDTKVYGSQSLRGATLSKMPLEMREIPQSVSVIDRQRMEQQNLTDLDDVMEKATGVTVQPYQQLTTQYYVRGFQADSFEIDGSPVGIGYQASSPQDMAVYDRVEILRGSNGMLHGSGNPAATINLVRKKPTDTFQSSVDLSGGSWDTYRGEADLGGPLIENGAVRGRLVGAYEKKGYFYDEAEQKTGLAYGVIEADLSDTTLLTLGGQYQAIDAVPNIAGVPMAADGSDLGLSRSRYLNTDWSANDWRTVRAFGALEHQWGGGWTSKLSLEYEKSSSDLKYGALYGSNIDAETGNGAILMPGAYRFHDENRSVDLHANGPFKLLGKDHHALFGLNSNRRQHKVDTGTFETNIARPVNVYTWDPSSVPEPGVSRYDTTSDSDTREAGFYAMGRFSIADPLTLVLGSRFSGWQQDTLTSSYSTGLQWIPYSGLIWDFADDWSAYAGYTSVFQPQTSLTYDGGILDPIEGRSYEVGIKGALYEDRLNVSAALFRIEQSNRAVEDPDHPSVGRTTYYINGGKVRSQGVELEVNGKVMPDWDVSAGYTYTDTKYLEDPNNQGDEFSTTTPHHMFKLWTNYTLPWEEKRWSVGAGLNAQSEITKTSNSITMKQSPYVTMDLRLAYRIMPTVTASLNVKNISNEKYYQELFSPNWSNRYGEPRSVTFGVRATF; this is encoded by the coding sequence GTGGTTAAGGCGACAACAAAAGCGGCATTTGTGAAAATCGATGTGACGAGTGCCTGTCTCGGGTTGTTGGTGGCGGGTGGCGTATTGATGCCAAGTCCCAGGGCGATGGCCGAGGAGGAGGCGGGATCGGAGGTGAGCAAGTCTTCGGAGGTCACCTCGGATCAAAGTCAGGTGGAGACTCTGCCGCCTCTTCTTGTCGAAGACACGAAAGTTTATGGAAGCCAATCCCTGAGGGGGGCGACCTTGTCCAAGATGCCCCTGGAAATGCGCGAAATCCCCCAATCGGTGAGCGTCATCGACCGTCAGCGGATGGAGCAACAAAACCTGACGGATCTGGACGACGTCATGGAGAAGGCCACGGGGGTTACCGTTCAGCCCTATCAACAGCTGACAACGCAATATTACGTTCGCGGGTTTCAGGCGGATTCCTTTGAAATCGACGGGTCGCCCGTGGGGATCGGCTATCAGGCGTCCTCGCCCCAGGATATGGCGGTCTATGACAGGGTTGAAATTCTGAGGGGGTCGAACGGGATGTTGCATGGCTCGGGGAATCCCGCGGCGACCATCAACCTTGTTCGCAAGAAACCGACCGACACCTTTCAGTCCAGTGTCGATTTGAGCGGCGGCAGTTGGGACACTTACCGTGGTGAGGCCGACCTCGGCGGACCGCTCATCGAAAACGGCGCGGTGCGCGGCCGGTTGGTCGGCGCCTACGAGAAAAAGGGCTATTTCTACGACGAGGCCGAGCAGAAAACCGGTCTGGCTTATGGCGTCATCGAGGCCGACCTCTCCGACACCACGCTGCTGACCCTCGGAGGGCAGTATCAAGCTATTGATGCGGTCCCCAATATCGCCGGCGTGCCGATGGCCGCGGATGGCTCGGATCTAGGTCTTTCACGGTCGCGCTATCTGAACACGGATTGGAGCGCCAACGACTGGCGGACTGTGCGCGCCTTCGGGGCCCTGGAGCATCAATGGGGAGGGGGATGGACCTCCAAGCTCAGTCTGGAATACGAGAAATCATCCTCTGATCTGAAATACGGCGCGCTCTACGGATCGAATATCGATGCCGAGACCGGGAATGGGGCGATCCTGATGCCGGGCGCCTACCGTTTCCACGACGAGAACCGCAGCGTCGATCTGCACGCCAATGGTCCGTTCAAGCTGCTTGGCAAGGACCACCACGCGCTGTTTGGTCTCAATTCCAACAGGCGTCAACACAAGGTCGACACCGGCACATTCGAGACAAATATCGCCCGGCCCGTGAATGTCTACACCTGGGATCCGTCCAGTGTCCCCGAGCCCGGAGTGTCCCGTTACGACACCACCAGCGACAGCGACACAAGGGAGGCGGGTTTTTATGCGATGGGGCGGTTTTCCATCGCCGATCCCTTGACCCTGGTGCTCGGGTCGCGCTTCAGCGGCTGGCAGCAGGACACCTTGACCTCCTCCTACAGCACGGGGCTTCAGTGGATTCCCTATAGCGGATTGATCTGGGATTTCGCGGACGATTGGTCGGCTTATGCGGGCTACACCAGCGTGTTTCAGCCGCAGACCTCGCTGACCTACGATGGGGGTATTTTGGATCCAATCGAAGGCCGGAGCTATGAAGTCGGTATCAAGGGGGCCCTTTACGAGGATCGGCTCAATGTTTCGGCCGCCCTTTTCCGAATCGAGCAAAGTAACCGGGCCGTGGAAGATCCCGATCACCCCAGTGTTGGGCGGACCACCTATTACATCAATGGCGGCAAAGTGCGCAGCCAAGGCGTTGAATTGGAGGTGAACGGCAAGGTGATGCCAGATTGGGACGTTTCCGCCGGATATACCTATACGGACACCAAGTATCTGGAAGATCCAAACAATCAAGGGGACGAATTTTCGACAACGACACCCCACCATATGTTTAAGCTTTGGACAAATTACACCCTTCCTTGGGAGGAAAAGCGTTGGAGTGTCGGGGCCGGTCTTAACGCGCAAAGTGAGATCACCAAGACATCGAATTCAATCACGATGAAGCAAAGCCCCTATGTCACGATGGATTTGCGGCTCGCCTATCGCATCATGCCGACCGTGACGGCGTCTTTGAATGTCAAAAACATCTCCAACGAAAAGTACTATCAGGAACTGTTCAGCCCGAATTGGAGCAATCGTTACGGAGAGCCGCGCAGCGTCACGTTTGGCGTGCGGGCAACCTTCTGA
- a CDS encoding PepSY-associated TM helix domain-containing protein has product MKPAFRRLLAEVHGGAGAVLGVLLFVVLFSGCWSLGAEALQTWARPPLADGGGAGLSIGELLDRARERGMAVDDVSLTLPVSEGEGIGFCQGRGPCSLSLDPLTGLPLPERAALTILKDLHKSAFLGFPGRILVSLFGIALFIVCVSGLVLLGRRWRLPWSPRRTHGARAGVLDWHGVIGSWIFPWLMLFALTGALSGLGALGTVTLSRVAYPGQPSQVFADLLGPPPPAASGRPLVGGLDLERILERDARDFPQFTARRVKISHGEDDAATIEIGGITRGLPSTALFESHLYRVADGTLLAARSATDHGPWTRAFIAVQPLHFADYAWVGGGWSSWLRGLHLTTGVLACLLCAGGLHLWGLRRQAVATWSCVVVPRLVEGVCGGLVVASGALLCFVQAIPPASAGEDGAGRLFWWVWGGVLLLSVLPLRRRSFLSPYLGLAGGACLLAVGLHVRAWLGAGSWSSLAVDLTLLLCGALFCRLSWGLARSSAPHPPLPGRIGDQNA; this is encoded by the coding sequence ATGAAACCGGCCTTTCGGCGCCTGTTGGCGGAGGTGCACGGTGGGGCGGGCGCCGTGTTGGGCGTTCTGCTGTTCGTGGTGTTGTTCAGCGGATGCTGGAGCCTGGGGGCCGAGGCCCTGCAAACCTGGGCGCGGCCGCCGCTTGCCGACGGAGGGGGGGCGGGCCTGTCCATCGGCGAGCTTCTGGACCGGGCCCGGGAGCGGGGGATGGCCGTCGACGACGTCAGTCTGACCCTGCCGGTGTCCGAAGGGGAGGGGATCGGGTTTTGTCAGGGGCGGGGACCCTGCTCCCTGAGCTTGGATCCGCTCACCGGCCTGCCGCTGCCCGAGAGAGCGGCCCTGACTATTCTCAAGGATCTGCACAAGAGCGCCTTCCTCGGCTTTCCCGGGCGGATTCTGGTCAGCCTGTTCGGCATCGCGCTGTTCATCGTTTGCGTGAGCGGGCTTGTGCTCCTCGGTCGCCGCTGGCGCCTGCCCTGGAGCCCGCGACGGACCCACGGGGCGCGCGCGGGCGTCCTTGACTGGCATGGGGTGATCGGAAGCTGGATCTTTCCCTGGCTGATGCTGTTCGCGCTGACCGGCGCGCTCAGTGGTCTCGGCGCCCTGGGAACCGTGACGCTGTCGCGGGTGGCCTATCCCGGGCAACCAAGTCAGGTGTTCGCCGATCTGCTCGGTCCGCCGCCACCGGCCGCGTCCGGTCGTCCCCTGGTGGGGGGCCTTGATCTGGAGCGGATTCTGGAGCGGGACGCCCGAGATTTTCCGCAGTTCACGGCTCGACGGGTGAAGATCAGTCATGGGGAGGACGACGCGGCGACCATCGAGATCGGCGGCATCACCCGTGGGCTCCCCAGCACCGCGCTGTTTGAGAGCCATCTCTACCGGGTCGCCGATGGGACCTTGCTGGCGGCCAGAAGCGCCACCGATCATGGCCCCTGGACGCGGGCCTTCATCGCCGTTCAGCCGCTTCATTTCGCCGATTACGCCTGGGTGGGCGGCGGCTGGTCGTCCTGGCTGCGCGGCCTGCATCTGACGACGGGCGTGCTCGCCTGCCTGCTCTGCGCTGGCGGCCTGCACCTTTGGGGCCTGCGTCGCCAAGCGGTCGCCACATGGTCTTGCGTCGTTGTGCCGCGTCTGGTCGAAGGCGTCTGCGGCGGCCTCGTCGTCGCCTCTGGGGCGCTGCTGTGCTTCGTCCAGGCGATACCCCCGGCGTCGGCGGGGGAGGACGGGGCGGGGCGCCTGTTCTGGTGGGTTTGGGGCGGGGTCTTGCTGTTGTCGGTCCTGCCGCTCCGTCGCCGGTCTTTTCTGTCGCCGTATCTGGGCTTGGCCGGCGGCGCCTGTCTGCTCGCCGTCGGATTGCATGTGCGGGCTTGGCTTGGAGCCGGGTCTTGGTCATCGCTGGCGGTGGACCTGACGCTCTTGCTCTGCGGCGCGCTGTTTTGCCGCCTGTCCTGGGGTTTGGCCCGGTCCTCCGCCCCCCATCCTCCGCTTCCCGGTCGCATTGGAGACCAGAATGCTTGA
- a CDS encoding RhtX/FptX family siderophore transporter yields MLELLRHRRLVVTLALLYVSQGLPIGIAMDALPTLLRHDGASLRALAFLPLVGLPWVVKFLWASWVDNHWTARLGRRRSWILPMQGVVLACLLGLALVGVGVASAGWVVGLMAVASLASATQDIATDGMAAEHFAGDLLTKVNAIQVAGVMIGFFAGGAGNLILVGHFGQTIAFLTLFCVPLASLVFVGLLPPDAPRGRADAAPAGASLWGFIRRPMAPSLLLLALLSAMTAVSGFGLSKLFLTDAGWALEDIGRLGMSGGMITILLGCGGGVWLVKRIGLWRGFGVGVFFAGVSGCLWSLQAVQWLSVTEGVVWVCIVLGSLSTGITSVAILTEAMRLAGQGDQAGTDITAVQSTRDLGELLASSSLVAVTARLGYGGAFLGGCLLAILALTVALRLRRRERRATMATAEEF; encoded by the coding sequence ATGCTTGAACTGCTTCGCCATCGCCGCTTGGTCGTCACCCTGGCCTTGCTGTACGTGTCCCAGGGCCTTCCCATCGGGATCGCCATGGACGCCCTGCCGACCCTGTTGCGGCATGATGGCGCGTCCTTGCGGGCGCTGGCCTTCCTGCCTTTGGTGGGTCTGCCCTGGGTGGTCAAGTTCCTCTGGGCGTCCTGGGTGGATAACCATTGGACCGCGCGCCTGGGGCGACGGCGGAGCTGGATCCTGCCGATGCAGGGCGTGGTTCTGGCCTGCCTGCTTGGCCTCGCGCTGGTTGGCGTCGGCGTGGCCTCGGCCGGCTGGGTGGTCGGCCTGATGGCGGTAGCCTCCCTGGCCAGCGCCACCCAGGATATCGCCACCGACGGCATGGCCGCCGAGCATTTCGCGGGGGATCTGCTGACCAAGGTCAACGCGATTCAAGTCGCGGGGGTGATGATCGGCTTCTTCGCCGGCGGCGCCGGAAACCTGATCCTGGTGGGGCATTTCGGGCAGACCATCGCTTTTCTGACCCTGTTTTGCGTTCCTTTGGCGAGCTTGGTGTTCGTCGGTCTCCTGCCCCCGGACGCCCCGAGGGGGCGCGCGGACGCGGCGCCCGCGGGAGCCAGCTTGTGGGGATTCATTCGCCGGCCGATGGCCCCCTCGCTTCTGCTGTTGGCCTTGCTGTCGGCGATGACCGCGGTGTCGGGCTTCGGTTTGTCCAAGCTGTTTCTCACCGACGCCGGCTGGGCGCTTGAGGACATCGGCCGGCTCGGCATGAGCGGAGGGATGATCACCATCCTCCTCGGCTGTGGAGGTGGCGTCTGGCTGGTGAAACGGATCGGGTTGTGGCGGGGATTCGGTGTCGGCGTCTTCTTCGCCGGGGTGTCGGGATGTCTCTGGTCTCTTCAGGCGGTCCAATGGCTGAGCGTGACCGAGGGCGTGGTTTGGGTGTGTATCGTGCTCGGCTCCCTGTCCACCGGCATCACTTCGGTGGCGATCCTGACGGAGGCGATGCGCCTCGCCGGTCAGGGCGACCAGGCGGGGACCGACATCACCGCCGTTCAGAGCACCCGCGATCTGGGGGAACTGCTGGCCTCCTCCTCCCTGGTCGCCGTGACCGCGCGGCTCGGCTACGGCGGCGCTTTTCTTGGGGGCTGCCTGCTGGCGATTCTGGCCTTGACCGTCGCCCTGCGTCTGAGGCGACGGGAACGGCGGGCCACCATGGCGACCGCCGAGGAGTTCTAG
- a CDS encoding HPr kinase, protein MTGATVFGDVSGWRYRGALVPPGAVAVDGADDADITVTLGPPAAAPPETGPGHPVWRRAEDGRTLLSLPGIGRFHIEGGDRVGIEAAEGADPVTLGLLLGGPVLAALLRQRGLLPLDGAALGVEGGALLIVGASGLGKSSLAATLALRGWPVLADGVLAVAPTAPQARLLRGAPRLRLWKRSARALGLDLARCPQPRPGVDRFDTAWSGGAPGPWPIKGLAIVLNRAPSPRCEALSPGRAAACLARALWSRPAYDGDRAGAAALMADLAGLASLTPCWLLTPGETLDTLAATADVLNSRSRAAPLQTRTPAE, encoded by the coding sequence ATGACCGGCGCGACGGTGTTTGGCGATGTGTCGGGCTGGCGCTATCGCGGCGCCCTGGTTCCCCCGGGCGCGGTGGCGGTCGATGGCGCCGACGACGCCGATATCACGGTGACCCTGGGACCGCCGGCCGCCGCCCCCCCAGAGACCGGGCCCGGCCATCCGGTTTGGCGGCGGGCGGAGGATGGGCGGACGCTGTTGTCTCTGCCCGGGATCGGGCGCTTCCATATCGAGGGGGGCGACCGGGTCGGGATCGAGGCCGCCGAGGGTGCCGACCCCGTCACCCTGGGCTTGCTGCTGGGCGGGCCGGTATTGGCGGCGCTGCTGCGTCAGCGGGGCCTGCTCCCCCTGGATGGGGCGGCGCTGGGGGTGGAGGGCGGCGCCCTGCTGATCGTCGGCGCCTCCGGCTTGGGCAAATCCTCGCTCGCCGCCACCCTCGCCCTCCGGGGATGGCCAGTCCTCGCCGATGGCGTGCTGGCGGTGGCGCCGACGGCCCCCCAGGCCCGGTTGCTGCGCGGGGCGCCGCGCCTGCGCCTGTGGAAACGCTCGGCCCGGGCGCTCGGCCTTGATCTGGCGCGATGCCCGCAGCCGCGACCGGGCGTGGACCGCTTCGACACGGCCTGGAGCGGCGGCGCGCCCGGCCCCTGGCCGATCAAGGGGCTGGCCATCGTGCTCAATCGCGCGCCCTCGCCGCGGTGCGAAGCGCTGTCACCGGGACGGGCGGCGGCCTGCTTGGCCCGGGCGCTATGGAGCCGCCCGGCCTATGACGGCGATCGGGCGGGAGCGGCGGCGCTGATGGCGGATCTGGCCGGACTGGCGTCCTTAACGCCCTGCTGGCTGCTGACCCCGGGCGAAACCCTGGACACCCTGGCCGCCACCGCCGATGTGCTAAACAGCCGATCAAGGGCCGCCCCCCTCCAGACGCGGACACCCGCCGAATAG
- a CDS encoding lasso peptide biosynthesis B2 protein — MSPPAKRPADWLRALEALALLIAARLALSVLPVGLIFRSLRLTMAPAGAFDDRAPPAARPIGLAIDRAARRLPGETRCLPRALAGALMLRRRRLQATVVLGVRSKDGLLKAHAWLLSAGAPVLGAANAQVFVPLAAFSGGLGEG, encoded by the coding sequence GTGAGCCCGCCCGCCAAACGCCCGGCGGATTGGCTGCGCGCCCTCGAGGCCCTGGCCCTGCTGATCGCGGCGCGGCTGGCGCTGTCGGTCTTGCCCGTTGGGCTGATCTTCCGCTCCCTACGCCTGACGATGGCGCCGGCGGGCGCCTTCGACGACCGGGCTCCGCCGGCCGCCCGCCCTATCGGATTGGCCATCGACCGGGCGGCTCGCCGCTTGCCCGGCGAGACCCGGTGTCTTCCTCGGGCCCTGGCGGGGGCGCTGATGCTGCGCCGCCGCCGCCTGCAAGCAACGGTGGTTCTCGGCGTCCGCTCAAAGGACGGGCTGCTGAAGGCCCATGCGTGGTTGCTCAGCGCCGGGGCGCCGGTGCTTGGCGCGGCCAATGCCCAGGTCTTCGTTCCGCTTGCCGCCTTCAGCGGCGGCCTTGGCGAAGGCTAA
- a CDS encoding PqqD family protein: MTEISSTTTVSRDPDLLFSAVNRELVIFQIKQGSYFSLDEIGADIWRRIEAPVTVSALCDALATDYAADRATIERDVRALFAEMIAAELIDLRQP, from the coding sequence ATGACCGAGATTTCCTCCACCACGACCGTGTCACGCGATCCGGATCTGCTGTTCTCGGCGGTGAATCGCGAGTTGGTCATTTTTCAGATCAAGCAGGGCTCTTATTTTTCACTAGACGAGATCGGCGCCGATATCTGGCGGCGCATCGAGGCGCCGGTGACGGTTTCGGCGTTGTGTGACGCTTTGGCGACCGACTATGCGGCCGACCGCGCGACCATCGAGCGCGATGTGCGCGCCCTGTTCGCCGAGATGATCGCCGCCGAACTGATCGACCTGCGCCAGCCGTGA
- a CDS encoding sulfotransferase domain-containing protein: protein MSDMRNLIWIAAYPKSGSTWMRLFVAHLLAEKADAASIRDQILRVPVDFGLMGFDTALGIKLADFTPEEAVVLKPRRLEAEARLLSRPSLFRTHDAWVRTSAGEPLLSAAATARAIHLVRDPRDIAVSFAEFFDCDQDQAISRMADPEYRLVFDPDGPAGPQVPITLLDWSGHCRSWLAAEEVPRLLVRYEDLLADPLGEFTRMAVFAGLPASAERIGRAVEETRFDRLKARDQNEGFAFRGDGRSHFRVGRAGGWRDGLTAEQARRIERDHGEVMTRLGYALG from the coding sequence ATGTCCGATATGCGAAACCTGATCTGGATTGCCGCCTATCCCAAGTCGGGCAGCACCTGGATGCGCTTGTTCGTGGCCCATCTGCTGGCCGAGAAGGCCGACGCGGCAAGCATAAGGGACCAGATCTTGCGCGTTCCGGTCGATTTCGGCCTGATGGGGTTCGATACCGCGCTGGGGATCAAGCTTGCCGATTTCACGCCCGAGGAGGCGGTTGTCTTGAAGCCGCGCCGCCTGGAGGCCGAAGCCCGCCTGCTTTCCAGGCCAAGCCTGTTCCGCACCCATGACGCCTGGGTGCGAACCTCGGCGGGCGAGCCCCTGCTTTCGGCGGCGGCGACGGCGCGCGCCATCCATCTGGTCCGCGATCCGCGCGACATCGCCGTCTCCTTCGCCGAATTCTTCGATTGCGACCAGGATCAGGCGATCTCGCGGATGGCCGATCCCGAGTACCGGTTGGTCTTCGATCCCGATGGGCCGGCCGGACCGCAGGTGCCGATCACGCTGCTCGATTGGAGCGGCCATTGCCGGAGCTGGCTGGCGGCCGAGGAGGTTCCCCGCCTGCTGGTTCGATACGAGGATCTTTTGGCCGATCCGCTGGGGGAATTCACCCGCATGGCGGTCTTCGCCGGCCTTCCCGCCAGCGCCGAGCGGATCGGCAGGGCGGTCGAGGAGACGCGCTTTGACCGCCTGAAGGCGCGGGATCAAAACGAGGGCTTCGCCTTTCGCGGCGATGGTCGCAGCCACTTCCGCGTCGGGCGTGCCGGGGGCTGGCGGGACGGTCTGACGGCCGAACAGGCGCGCCGCATCGAGCGCGACCATGGCGAGGTGATGACGCGTTTGGGATACGCCCTCGGCTGA